A section of the Pleuronectes platessa chromosome 7, fPlePla1.1, whole genome shotgun sequence genome encodes:
- the rab3il1 gene encoding guanine nucleotide exchange factor for Rab-3A isoform X2, with the protein MVNEANVKQAAAEKQLKEAQGKIDVLQAEVTALKTLVLTSTPSSPNRQLHPQLQPSGARGAYKHVGGHVRNKSASGIFPSSPGNHEPASVAKEDREMDSVLYAEFLMWKEHPSFERSSAFLRRIYREDIGPCLSFIRSELSQLVQSAVENNSLTIEPVALSALPMVKASAVECGGPKKCALSGVSRLCRHRIKLGDKGSYYYISPSSRARITAVCNFFTYIRYIQQGLVRHNAEQMFWEVMSFRREMTVAKLGFYLTDLG; encoded by the exons ATGGTGAATGAAGCAAACgtcaaacaagcagcagcagagaaacagctCAAGGAGGCTCAAGGGAAG ATTGACGTCCTGCAAGCAGAGGTGACGGCGCTGAAGACTCTGGTGTTGACATCCACACCTTCCTCACCGAACCGCCAGCTGCATCCACAGCTGCAGCCTTCGGGAGCCAGGGGGGCGTACAAGCACGTCGGGGGACACGTTCGCAACAAGAGTGCGAGCGGTATTTTTCCATCCTCACCTGGAAATCATGAACCTGCTTCTGTGGCCAAAGAGGACCGAGAG ATGGACTCAGTTCTTTATGCAGAGTTCTTGATGTGGAAGGAACATCCGAGTTTCGAGCGCTCCTCCGCCTTCCTGAGACGAATCTACAGAGAAGACATCGGACCCTGTCTCTCCTTCATAAGATCCGAG CTGTCCCAGCTGGTGCAGAGTGCCGTGGAAAACAACTCCCTGACCATCGAGCCTGTGGCCTTGTCAGCTTTACCGATGGTTAAGGCCTCAGCTGTAGAGTGCGGAGGCCCCAA AAAATGTGCCTTGAGTGGCGTTTCACGGCTCTGTCGACATCGCATTAAACTCGGTGACAAGGGGAGCTACTATTACATCTCTCCTTCCAGCCGAGCGCGG ATCACAGCAGTTTGCAACTTTTTTACTTATATCCGCTACATCCAACAGGGCCTGGTGAGACACAATG CTGAGCAGATGTTCTGGGAGGTGATGAGTTTCCGCAGAGAAATGACTGTGGCCAAGTTAGGTTTCTACCTCACTGACCTGGGTTAG
- the rab3il1 gene encoding guanine nucleotide exchange factor for Rab-3A isoform X1, whose protein sequence is MVNEANVKQAAAEKQLKEAQGKIDVLQAEVTALKTLVLTSTPSSPNRQLHPQLQPSGARGAYKHVGGHVRNKSASGIFPSSPGNHEPASVAKEDREMDSVLYAEFLMWKEHPSFERSSAFLRRIYREDIGPCLSFIRSELSQLVQSAVENNSLTIEPVALSALPMVKASAVECGGPNGFRAAIETKCALSGVSRLCRHRIKLGDKGSYYYISPSSRARITAVCNFFTYIRYIQQGLVRHNAEQMFWEVMSFRREMTVAKLGFYLTDLG, encoded by the exons ATGGTGAATGAAGCAAACgtcaaacaagcagcagcagagaaacagctCAAGGAGGCTCAAGGGAAG ATTGACGTCCTGCAAGCAGAGGTGACGGCGCTGAAGACTCTGGTGTTGACATCCACACCTTCCTCACCGAACCGCCAGCTGCATCCACAGCTGCAGCCTTCGGGAGCCAGGGGGGCGTACAAGCACGTCGGGGGACACGTTCGCAACAAGAGTGCGAGCGGTATTTTTCCATCCTCACCTGGAAATCATGAACCTGCTTCTGTGGCCAAAGAGGACCGAGAG ATGGACTCAGTTCTTTATGCAGAGTTCTTGATGTGGAAGGAACATCCGAGTTTCGAGCGCTCCTCCGCCTTCCTGAGACGAATCTACAGAGAAGACATCGGACCCTGTCTCTCCTTCATAAGATCCGAG CTGTCCCAGCTGGTGCAGAGTGCCGTGGAAAACAACTCCCTGACCATCGAGCCTGTGGCCTTGTCAGCTTTACCGATGGTTAAGGCCTCAGCTGTAGAGTGCGGAGGCCCCAA TGGGTTTAGGGCAGCAATAGAGAC AAAATGTGCCTTGAGTGGCGTTTCACGGCTCTGTCGACATCGCATTAAACTCGGTGACAAGGGGAGCTACTATTACATCTCTCCTTCCAGCCGAGCGCGG ATCACAGCAGTTTGCAACTTTTTTACTTATATCCGCTACATCCAACAGGGCCTGGTGAGACACAATG CTGAGCAGATGTTCTGGGAGGTGATGAGTTTCCGCAGAGAAATGACTGTGGCCAAGTTAGGTTTCTACCTCACTGACCTGGGTTAG